The following proteins are encoded in a genomic region of Rudaeicoccus suwonensis:
- a CDS encoding YciI family protein: MIWSFSAQRLVRSVEVMFVILIDYTASLDRIDAALPDHNAWLDEQYAARVFVASGPKTPRTGGVILTGDHPAEVIRAIVARDPFATAGLASHTVVEFQPIRRAPLSDL, translated from the coding sequence GTGATCTGGTCCTTCTCGGCCCAGCGTCTCGTCCGTAGCGTCGAGGTCATGTTCGTCATCCTCATCGACTACACGGCATCCCTTGATCGGATCGACGCAGCGCTGCCCGACCACAACGCCTGGCTCGACGAGCAATACGCAGCAAGGGTCTTCGTGGCCTCCGGCCCTAAGACGCCTCGCACCGGTGGGGTGATTCTCACTGGGGACCATCCCGCGGAGGTCATCCGTGCCATCGTCGCGCGCGACCCGTTCGCAACGGCCGGACTCGCTTCTCACACCGTCGTCGAGTTCCAGCCGATCCGTCGTGCCCCACTGTCCGATCTCTAG
- a CDS encoding VOC family protein yields MTATTGPDFVSFQVRNVKTSARFYEETIGLTRLPAPNPAAAVFSAGGVAFAVREPLPGVDLDAISQLGAGVGVWFHNEDATGLHARLTELGVAIVAEPTEGPFGVQFSFRDPDGYVVTVHSKA; encoded by the coding sequence ATGACTGCTACGACTGGACCCGACTTTGTTTCGTTCCAGGTGCGCAATGTGAAAACGTCCGCACGGTTCTACGAGGAAACGATCGGGCTCACGCGACTCCCTGCCCCGAACCCGGCCGCGGCGGTGTTCTCCGCCGGCGGCGTGGCGTTCGCGGTTCGCGAACCGCTCCCCGGTGTGGATCTTGACGCGATCAGCCAACTCGGCGCGGGCGTCGGCGTGTGGTTTCACAACGAGGACGCGACCGGGCTGCACGCGCGGCTGACAGAGCTGGGAGTAGCGATCGTGGCTGAGCCGACGGAGGGTCCGTTCGGAGTGCAGTTCTCCTTCCGTGACCCGGACGGTTACGTCGTCACGGTCCACTCCAAGGCGTAA
- a CDS encoding winged helix-turn-helix transcriptional regulator codes for MSVGHIGTPTPLVLNEDCPTREVLDRVGDKWSVLVIVLLGQRTHRFNELHRTIEGISQRMLTLTVRALERDGLVNRTIYPTVPPRVDYELTELGRTLLVPLEALNTWANSHRDDIRAARERHDAETADRTVQASG; via the coding sequence ATGTCAGTAGGGCACATCGGGACGCCCACCCCACTTGTGCTCAACGAGGACTGCCCGACCCGCGAGGTTCTCGACCGGGTGGGTGACAAGTGGAGCGTTCTGGTCATCGTCCTTCTCGGCCAGCGCACCCACCGCTTCAACGAGCTGCACCGCACGATCGAGGGCATCAGCCAGCGCATGCTCACGCTCACGGTCCGCGCCCTGGAGCGCGATGGGCTGGTCAACCGCACCATCTACCCCACGGTCCCACCCCGCGTCGACTACGAACTCACAGAACTCGGCAGGACACTGCTCGTCCCGCTCGAAGCCCTGAACACTTGGGCCAACTCCCACCGCGACGACATCCGAGCGGCGCGCGAACGACACGATGCCGAGACGGCGGACCGCACTGTCCAGGCAAGCGGTTGA
- a CDS encoding class I SAM-dependent methyltransferase: protein MQHAVVKSSRVDVGIGTGISAEGFQSAGCRVLGVEVDGRMAEFARSQGFEVEIAKFEDWDPAGRRFDIVIAGQTWHWIDPVAGATKAAQVLRPGGRLAALWNTFQFPPDLAESLALVYARILSDTPFSQGMFAGPDAYAPIFDKTSDGIRRAGRFSEPERWRTDRQQTCTRDQWLSSSPPLAGSTNCPKTSSMCYLGAKVLSSTLLETASR, encoded by the coding sequence ATGCAGCACGCCGTCGTCAAGTCATCCCGGGTCGACGTAGGGATCGGCACCGGCATCTCCGCCGAGGGCTTTCAGTCCGCTGGGTGTCGGGTGCTCGGGGTTGAGGTTGACGGCCGAATGGCCGAGTTCGCCCGCAGCCAGGGGTTCGAGGTCGAAATCGCGAAGTTCGAGGATTGGGACCCCGCCGGACGGAGGTTCGACATCGTGATCGCCGGACAGACCTGGCACTGGATCGACCCTGTGGCCGGCGCGACCAAAGCCGCGCAGGTTCTCCGCCCGGGCGGGCGGCTCGCGGCGTTATGGAACACCTTCCAGTTCCCACCGGACCTCGCGGAATCGCTTGCGCTGGTCTACGCCCGCATCCTGTCCGACACACCGTTCTCTCAGGGCATGTTCGCCGGCCCCGACGCCTACGCCCCAATCTTCGACAAGACCTCCGACGGGATACGCCGGGCAGGCCGCTTCAGCGAACCAGAGCGATGGCGCACGGATCGGCAGCAGACCTGCACGCGCGACCAGTGGCTCTCGTCCTCCCCACCGCTGGCGGGCTCAACCAATTGTCCCAAGACAAGCTCGATGTGCTACTTGGGGGCAAAGGTGCTGTCATCGACGCTGTTGGAGACAGCTTCACGATGA
- a CDS encoding fumarylacetoacetate hydrolase family protein, which produces MLFSFAEVISTLSAYQPLQPGDVIGSGTVARGCGLELNRWIRPGDVVEPGVEGIGNLRNTIGQKQPTPGFGIDLGAAEPISQTHPTERRSPPP; this is translated from the coding sequence ATGCTGTTCAGCTTCGCTGAAGTCATCTCCACCCTGTCCGCCTACCAACCGCTCCAGCCCGGCGATGTCATCGGCAGCGGCACCGTCGCGCGAGGATGCGGCCTCGAACTCAACCGCTGGATCCGTCCTGGCGACGTGGTCGAGCCGGGCGTCGAGGGTATCGGCAACTTGCGCAACACGATCGGACAGAAGCAGCCGACGCCTGGATTCGGTATTGACCTTGGCGCTGCCGAGCCGATCTCGCAGACGCACCCGACGGAGCGCAGGTCACCGCCGCCCTAG
- a CDS encoding DsbA family oxidoreductase, whose translation MTTSPQTHTTAKASTDKRLQIDVWGDLACPWCYIGKNRLDQAIAASPHAEAITVKVHSFELDPHMSQEAKPNLELLAAKYSLSPADAARMEDKVAAIAHQEGLPYTGDRVLANSFDVHRVLHLADTLGLADQLLGVLQRAQFSGHANVYDHAVLTDTATQLGIPRNRVEAVLSSNEYADAVRADETQARELGITGVPYAVFDGRIAIPGSTDTGGYTNAINQAWSDQ comes from the coding sequence ATGACCACCTCACCGCAAACGCACACGACCGCGAAAGCCTCAACGGACAAGCGGCTCCAGATTGATGTCTGGGGTGATCTCGCCTGCCCGTGGTGCTACATCGGCAAGAACCGGCTGGACCAGGCCATCGCAGCCTCCCCGCACGCCGAAGCCATCACCGTCAAGGTCCACTCCTTCGAACTCGACCCACACATGTCGCAGGAAGCAAAGCCAAACCTCGAGCTTCTCGCCGCCAAGTACAGCCTGTCCCCCGCTGACGCTGCGCGCATGGAGGACAAGGTCGCTGCCATCGCCCACCAGGAAGGATTGCCCTACACCGGCGATCGGGTACTGGCCAACAGCTTCGACGTGCATCGAGTCCTTCATCTCGCCGACACCCTCGGACTCGCTGACCAACTGCTCGGCGTTCTCCAACGAGCACAATTCAGCGGCCACGCCAACGTGTACGACCACGCCGTCCTCACCGACACGGCCACCCAACTCGGCATCCCCCGAAACCGCGTCGAAGCAGTCCTCTCAAGCAACGAATACGCCGACGCAGTCCGTGCCGACGAGACGCAAGCCCGCGAACTCGGCATCACCGGCGTGCCGTACGCCGTCTTCGACGGCCGCATCGCGATCCCCGGCTCCACCGACACCGGCGGATACACCAACGCAATCAACCAAGCATGGAGCGACCAATGA
- a CDS encoding MarR family winged helix-turn-helix transcriptional regulator, which yields MNDRSLNPQEELGVLIKATQSILHQRMDEALRPLGLSVPQYACLQALHDTPGITGSELARRAFVSRQAMNVLLQGLERRGLVERSDDPGPRRERATSLSTTAAALVGQARGEVAAVVSTMTSDLTGRDLTRLLALLATCRDSLLEV from the coding sequence ATGAACGACAGGTCGCTGAATCCGCAGGAGGAGTTGGGTGTACTGATCAAGGCCACCCAGTCGATCCTGCATCAGCGCATGGACGAAGCGCTGCGTCCTCTCGGTTTGAGCGTGCCGCAATACGCCTGTCTCCAAGCCCTCCATGACACCCCCGGCATCACCGGGTCCGAACTTGCGCGCCGCGCCTTCGTCTCACGCCAGGCCATGAACGTGCTTCTCCAAGGGCTTGAACGGCGCGGACTCGTCGAACGCTCCGACGACCCTGGCCCCCGACGCGAGCGGGCCACATCCCTCAGCACGACCGCCGCGGCGCTGGTCGGTCAGGCACGCGGCGAGGTTGCCGCAGTCGTGTCGACGATGACCAGTGACCTCACCGGCCGTGATCTCACCCGGCTCCTGGCGCTGCTTGCCACCTGCCGCGACTCGCTTCTTGAGGTATGA
- a CDS encoding DHA2 family efflux MFS transporter permease subunit, which produces MTSLKSAEPAAPPKLRVPVWVIVAIACTTQFVLVMNTTIVTVALPGIHRALGLSITGQQWVINGFLVTYGGFLLLSARAGDLFGQKNVFQTGLVIFTLSSLTAGLAQDSGWLLAARFVMGLGAAAMTPSTISLIITTPMENHHRTRALGLWSAAASIGGAAGLVLGGVLTSALGWRYVLLLNVPVGVALLLASAVSLLPSVADSNWRRLDIPGAVTATLGVAALVYGLSDASTSGWGSARVIATLAAAIVLLVAFVAIETRTAAPLVPFSIFRHRPLSIANVLFATLGVTLTAVVYFLSLYEEQILGCSAIHTGLTLVPMTIVTAIGAIASQKMVPIFGPRMLLIVGGVLAAIGMAWLSRISVHSDYTAHVLGPLLIAGAGMSLMFVPIVAAATIGIDRQHAGLASGLVNMSRQVGGAIGLAILVTIAASDAAHHHGLSAAAGVVHGYRTVFVITAAVSLASVLIATLLPAKPKPVPAPPAPEPATN; this is translated from the coding sequence ATGACCAGCCTGAAATCCGCTGAGCCCGCCGCCCCCCCGAAGCTCCGGGTGCCGGTCTGGGTGATCGTCGCCATCGCCTGCACGACTCAGTTCGTCCTGGTGATGAACACCACGATCGTGACCGTCGCTCTACCGGGCATACATCGGGCGCTCGGGCTGTCCATCACCGGCCAGCAGTGGGTCATCAACGGCTTCCTCGTGACCTACGGAGGGTTCCTGTTGCTCTCCGCCCGAGCCGGGGATCTCTTCGGGCAAAAGAACGTCTTTCAAACCGGGCTGGTGATCTTCACGCTCTCCAGCCTGACCGCCGGGCTGGCCCAGGACAGTGGATGGCTGCTCGCGGCCCGCTTCGTAATGGGGCTCGGTGCTGCCGCGATGACGCCCTCGACCATCAGCCTGATCATCACCACCCCGATGGAGAACCATCACCGGACCCGCGCGCTGGGCCTGTGGTCGGCCGCGGCCTCGATCGGCGGCGCGGCCGGCCTGGTGCTTGGAGGTGTCCTCACCTCTGCGCTGGGCTGGCGGTACGTGCTACTGCTCAACGTGCCGGTCGGCGTCGCCCTGCTGCTCGCGTCCGCCGTCAGCTTGCTTCCTTCCGTGGCGGACAGTAACTGGCGTCGTCTCGACATTCCCGGCGCGGTGACGGCGACTCTCGGGGTGGCCGCACTCGTTTACGGCCTGTCGGACGCGAGCACAAGCGGCTGGGGGTCAGCGCGCGTGATCGCAACCCTGGCCGCCGCCATCGTGCTGCTGGTGGCCTTCGTGGCGATCGAGACACGCACCGCTGCGCCGCTGGTCCCGTTCAGCATCTTTCGCCATCGTCCACTCAGCATCGCCAACGTCCTGTTCGCAACTCTCGGCGTGACGTTGACCGCCGTCGTCTACTTCCTGTCTCTCTACGAGGAGCAGATTCTCGGCTGCAGCGCCATCCACACCGGGCTGACCCTGGTACCCATGACGATCGTGACGGCGATCGGTGCGATCGCCAGCCAAAAGATGGTGCCGATCTTCGGCCCGCGAATGCTGCTCATCGTCGGCGGCGTGCTCGCCGCCATAGGCATGGCGTGGCTGTCGAGAATCTCCGTCCACTCTGACTACACGGCCCATGTGCTGGGACCGCTGCTGATCGCCGGGGCCGGGATGAGTCTGATGTTCGTGCCGATCGTCGCGGCTGCCACGATCGGGATCGACCGCCAACACGCCGGTCTCGCCTCGGGACTGGTCAACATGTCACGTCAGGTCGGCGGAGCGATCGGACTCGCGATCCTGGTCACCATCGCAGCATCCGACGCCGCCCACCACCACGGGCTCAGCGCGGCTGCCGGTGTGGTCCACGGCTACCGCACCGTCTTCGTCATCACCGCCGCGGTCAGCCTCGCCTCAGTCCTCATCGCCACGCTGCTCCCGGCCAAACCCAAGCCCGTGCCTGCCCCGCCAGCCCCCGAGCCGGCCACCAACTGA